Proteins encoded together in one Lysinibacillus sp. FSL K6-0232 window:
- a CDS encoding SDR family NAD(P)-dependent oxidoreductase, which yields MELGLKGKVAIITGSSKGIGYYTAMQLVKEGARVVLCARGEKQLQVAAGCIKNETGEEVLIIPTDITKEKDCKELIERTIAHYGQIDILINNAGTASANPFEAVSSELWQADLDLKVFGAIHCSKYAAPYMRKAGGGAIVNVTAVMAKTPPASSLPTTVSRAAGLALTKAMSKDLGKDNIRVNSVCIGLIRSDQIEKKWKREEPNLSWEDYSRKVGQAIPLGRVGDTQEAANVITFLVSDAASYVTGTAVNIDGGSAHAL from the coding sequence ATGGAATTAGGTTTAAAGGGGAAAGTAGCCATTATTACAGGCTCAAGTAAAGGAATTGGCTATTATACCGCAATGCAGCTTGTCAAAGAGGGCGCGAGAGTGGTGCTATGTGCGCGTGGTGAAAAACAGCTTCAAGTGGCGGCAGGCTGTATAAAAAACGAAACAGGTGAAGAGGTTCTAATCATTCCAACGGATATTACAAAGGAAAAGGATTGTAAAGAGCTAATTGAGCGTACAATCGCACACTATGGACAGATTGATATTCTTATTAATAATGCAGGTACAGCTTCAGCTAATCCTTTTGAAGCTGTTAGCAGTGAGCTATGGCAAGCAGACTTGGATTTAAAAGTATTTGGCGCTATTCATTGCTCAAAATACGCTGCGCCATATATGCGAAAGGCTGGCGGTGGTGCAATTGTTAATGTGACAGCAGTTATGGCGAAAACGCCTCCTGCAAGCTCGCTTCCAACAACGGTAAGCCGTGCTGCAGGACTTGCATTAACAAAGGCAATGAGCAAGGATTTAGGAAAGGATAATATTCGTGTGAATTCCGTTTGTATTGGGCTTATTCGCAGTGATCAAATCGAAAAGAAATGGAAGAGGGAAGAGCCGAATTTATCATGGGAGGACTATTCGCGAAAGGTTGGACAAGCGATTCCACTCGGTCGTGTAGGAGATACACAGGAAGCTGCAAATGTGATTACATTTTTAGTATCAGATGCAGCTAGCTATGTAACAGGTACTGCTGTAAATATTGATGGTGGCTCTGCACACGCATTATAG
- the phnX gene encoding phosphonoacetaldehyde hydrolase: MKIDTVIFDWAGTTVDFGCFAPVNVFLTVFEAAGVTVTLEEARQPMGMLKIDHIRTMLEIPRISEEWQRVHGRSFTEDDVQALYKQFESKLMESLATYTDPIPYVIETVQQLREAGIRIGSTTGYTDSMMEVVTKHAAAKGYQPDFLVTPTQVGDKGRPYPYMIFKNMEALGSATTKQVVKVGDTTSDIKEALHAGVWAVGVIVGSSEMGLSQGEFYALSAGEQQQIIEKTKRIFEEAGAHYTIETMQELPTLMDRMAGLTDRAFE; the protein is encoded by the coding sequence ATGAAGATTGATACAGTGATTTTTGATTGGGCTGGTACAACAGTAGACTTTGGCTGCTTTGCTCCTGTAAATGTTTTTCTAACGGTTTTTGAAGCTGCTGGTGTAACGGTAACGCTTGAAGAGGCTCGTCAACCAATGGGCATGTTAAAAATTGATCATATTCGTACAATGCTAGAAATACCAAGAATCAGTGAGGAATGGCAACGAGTGCATGGTCGCTCCTTTACAGAAGACGATGTACAAGCATTATACAAGCAATTTGAGTCAAAGCTAATGGAATCTTTAGCAACCTACACAGACCCGATTCCATATGTAATAGAAACTGTACAGCAATTGCGAGAAGCGGGTATTCGTATCGGCTCCACAACAGGCTATACAGATTCTATGATGGAAGTCGTTACAAAACATGCAGCTGCTAAAGGCTATCAACCTGATTTTCTTGTGACACCAACGCAGGTGGGTGATAAAGGACGACCATATCCATATATGATATTTAAAAATATGGAGGCATTAGGCTCAGCAACAACAAAGCAAGTTGTCAAAGTTGGTGATACAACCTCAGATATAAAGGAAGCCTTACATGCAGGTGTTTGGGCAGTAGGTGTGATTGTTGGCAGCTCTGAGATGGGTCTTTCTCAAGGGGAGTTTTATGCGTTAAGTGCTGGGGAGCAACAGCAAATTATTGAAAAAACAAAACGTATATTTGAGGAAGCGGGCGCTCATTATACAATTGAAACAATGCAGGAACTACCAACGTTGATGGATAGAATGGCTGGATTGACGGATAGAGCATTTGAATAG
- a CDS encoding tripartite tricarboxylate transporter permease, translated as MSTLQFLADGFAVAFQWQNLLFALVGVIIGTAVGVLPGIGPMSGVALLIPVTATITAGLPTEAAATSSIILLAGVYYGAMYGGSTTSILLNTPGESSSVVTTLDGYQMAKQGRAGSALSIAAIGSFCAGVVALLGLILLANPLSKLALKFGPAEYFSLMLLGLAAVSGLAGRSITKALIMTVLGLMLGTVGIDAVSGIERFTFGQPMLFSGIEFLTIAVGLFALGEVFKTILEKDEEDGQIAKINRVLPTKQDLKDSAVPIARGSLLGFFIGVLPGAGATLASFFSYITEKKFSKTPEQFGKGHIAGVAGPESANNAASGGAMIPLLTLGIPGSGTTAILMGALIMYNIQPGPLLFDEHPQVAWGLIASMFLGNLMLLALNMPLVRIFAKIIETPKKYLLPIIIAISIFGVYAVQFATFDLFLLLACGVLGYLFAKNDYPVAPLVLALVLGPMIENNMRRALTISNGDFSIFVTKPLSLIFLIVAISWLLIPLIMKMRGKNVLINEEG; from the coding sequence CTTTCAATGGCAAAATCTTCTATTCGCTCTTGTCGGCGTTATAATCGGAACAGCGGTTGGTGTACTTCCAGGCATAGGACCTATGAGTGGTGTTGCTTTACTAATTCCTGTTACAGCAACCATTACAGCTGGGCTACCAACGGAGGCTGCTGCTACAAGCTCTATTATTTTACTTGCAGGCGTATACTATGGAGCTATGTATGGTGGTTCAACAACCTCCATTTTATTAAATACACCTGGTGAATCCTCATCAGTTGTCACAACATTGGATGGCTATCAAATGGCTAAGCAAGGTCGTGCTGGAAGTGCTCTTTCTATTGCAGCCATCGGTTCATTTTGTGCTGGTGTTGTAGCATTACTAGGTCTAATCTTATTAGCGAATCCATTATCAAAATTAGCACTTAAATTTGGACCAGCTGAATATTTTTCATTAATGTTACTAGGGCTTGCAGCAGTAAGTGGACTTGCAGGACGTTCTATTACAAAGGCTTTAATTATGACTGTTCTAGGGCTTATGCTCGGTACAGTAGGGATTGATGCCGTATCTGGTATCGAACGCTTTACATTTGGTCAGCCAATGCTGTTCTCTGGTATTGAATTTTTAACAATTGCTGTTGGTTTATTTGCATTAGGTGAAGTATTCAAAACGATTCTTGAAAAAGATGAAGAAGATGGTCAAATAGCAAAAATTAATCGTGTACTACCTACAAAGCAAGATTTAAAGGATAGCGCTGTTCCCATTGCCCGTGGCTCACTGCTAGGCTTTTTCATTGGCGTATTACCTGGTGCTGGTGCAACACTTGCCTCATTCTTTTCTTATATCACTGAAAAAAAATTCAGTAAAACACCTGAGCAATTTGGAAAAGGCCATATTGCAGGTGTAGCTGGACCTGAATCAGCGAATAATGCTGCATCAGGTGGTGCAATGATTCCATTACTAACACTAGGTATTCCCGGTTCAGGTACTACTGCTATTTTAATGGGTGCACTTATTATGTATAATATTCAGCCGGGTCCATTATTATTTGATGAGCATCCTCAGGTTGCTTGGGGATTAATTGCCAGTATGTTTCTTGGAAACTTAATGTTACTAGCATTAAACATGCCACTAGTCCGCATTTTTGCAAAAATCATTGAAACACCAAAAAAATATTTATTGCCAATTATTATTGCGATTTCAATTTTTGGTGTTTATGCAGTACAATTCGCTACTTTTGATTTATTTTTATTACTAGCTTGTGGGGTGCTTGGCTATCTATTTGCTAAAAACGATTATCCAGTAGCACCATTAGTGCTTGCACTTGTACTAGGTCCGATGATTGAAAATAATATGCGTCGTGCATTAACAATTTCGAATGGAGATTTTTCAATTTTTGTCACAAAGCCTTTATCATTAATATTTTTAATCGTTGCTATTTCTTGGTTACTTATACCACTAATCATGAAAATGCGTGGCAAAAATGTCCTTATTAACGAAGAAGGATAA
- a CDS encoding alpha-ketoacid dehydrogenase subunit beta, with product MAQMTMIQAITDALRTELKNDENVLVFGEDVGVNGGVFRATEGLQKEFGVDRVFDTPLAESGIGGLAIGLSLQGFRPVPEIQFFGFVYEVMDSINGQLARMSYRSGGVYNAPVTIRSPFGGGVHTPEMHSDSLESLMTAQPGLTVVVPSTPYDAKGLLISSIRNDNPVIFLEHLKLYRSFREEVPEEAYEIPLGKADVKREGKDLTIVAYGLMVHESLKAAEELEKEGHSVEVIDLRTIQPIDVETIIASVEKTGRAIVVQEAQKQAGIAANVVAEITERAILSLEAPVLRVAAPDTVYPFPQAEGVWLPNYKDVMETAKKVLTF from the coding sequence ATGGCACAAATGACGATGATTCAAGCAATTACAGATGCACTTCGCACAGAATTAAAGAATGATGAAAACGTTCTTGTATTCGGAGAAGATGTAGGTGTCAACGGTGGGGTATTCCGCGCGACAGAAGGCCTACAAAAAGAATTTGGGGTTGACCGCGTATTTGATACACCATTAGCAGAATCAGGTATCGGTGGCTTAGCGATTGGTCTTTCTCTTCAAGGATTCCGCCCAGTTCCTGAAATTCAATTTTTCGGCTTTGTGTATGAAGTAATGGATTCAATTAATGGTCAGTTGGCACGTATGAGCTACCGCAGCGGTGGTGTATACAATGCGCCAGTAACAATTCGCTCACCATTTGGTGGTGGTGTGCATACACCTGAAATGCACTCAGATAGCTTAGAAAGCTTAATGACAGCACAGCCAGGCTTAACAGTTGTTGTTCCATCAACACCATATGATGCGAAAGGTTTACTAATTTCATCTATTCGCAACGATAATCCAGTTATTTTCTTAGAGCATTTAAAACTATATCGTTCATTCCGTGAAGAAGTACCTGAGGAAGCATATGAGATTCCGCTAGGAAAAGCAGATGTTAAACGTGAAGGTAAGGATTTAACGATTGTTGCTTATGGCTTAATGGTTCATGAAAGCTTAAAGGCTGCAGAAGAACTTGAAAAAGAAGGACATTCTGTAGAGGTTATTGACTTACGCACAATTCAACCAATCGATGTGGAAACAATTATTGCCTCTGTTGAAAAAACAGGTCGCGCAATCGTTGTACAAGAAGCGCAAAAACAAGCAGGTATCGCTGCAAATGTAGTAGCAGAAATTACTGAACGTGCTATTTTAAGCTTAGAAGCACCTGTACTTCGTGTGGCTGCACCAGATACTGTGTACCCATTCCCACAAGCTGAAGGTGTTTGGTTACCAAACTACAAAGATGTAATGGAAACAGCAAAAAAAGTTTTAACATTCTAA
- the def gene encoding peptide deformylase → MILMDDIVREGHPTLRMKTEEVKFPLTDEIKQLAKDMLQYLINSQDPEMAEKYNLRNGIGLAANQVNSLHRMFALHLQDENGEQLSFVAINPKIVSHSVESTYLTAGEGCLSVDRNVPGYVPRHARITVKFKTIDGEEKKMRLKGLPAIAFQHELDHLNGIMFYDRINEKNPFVEIPNSIPYERD, encoded by the coding sequence ATGATTTTAATGGATGATATTGTTCGCGAAGGTCATCCGACTTTACGCATGAAAACGGAAGAGGTTAAATTCCCACTAACAGATGAAATAAAACAGCTTGCAAAGGATATGCTTCAATATCTAATCAATAGCCAAGACCCTGAAATGGCAGAGAAATATAATTTGCGCAATGGTATAGGATTAGCAGCTAATCAAGTAAATAGTTTACATCGTATGTTTGCACTTCATTTACAAGATGAAAATGGTGAGCAATTAAGCTTTGTTGCGATCAATCCTAAAATTGTAAGCCATTCAGTTGAAAGCACATACTTAACAGCAGGGGAGGGCTGTCTTTCTGTTGATCGCAATGTCCCTGGGTATGTGCCACGTCATGCTCGCATTACAGTAAAATTTAAAACAATCGACGGTGAAGAGAAGAAGATGCGTCTAAAAGGATTGCCTGCTATCGCCTTTCAGCATGAGTTAGATCATTTGAATGGCATTATGTTTTATGATCGTATTAATGAAAAAAATCCATTTGTAGAAATCCCAAATTCCATCCCTTATGAGCGTGACTAA
- a CDS encoding dihydrolipoamide acetyltransferase family protein encodes MAFEFRLPDIGEGIHEGEIVKWFVKAGDTVKEDDILCEVQNDKAVVEIPSPVEGTVEEVLVGEGTVAVVGDVLIRLDAPGYEDLKLKGDDHAAAKTEAQVQATAESGQNVEKAPAKEEEALEKAAPASEKVETVVDETKRVIAMPSVRKFARDNDVNIREVQGTGKNGRILKEDIENFLKGGGTVEAEAAAVEADEVAVQQHTAAPVVLEGEFPETREKMSGIRKAIAKAMVHSKQTAPHVTLMDEVDVTALVAHRKKFKDIAAEKGVKLTYLPYVVKALISTLREFPEFNRSLDDATQEIIQKHYYNIGIAADTEKGLLVPVIKHADRKSVFAVSNEINELATKAREGKLAPHEMKGASMSITNIGSAGGQWFTPVINHPEVAILGIGRISEKPVIKNGEIVAAPVLALSLSFDHRMIDGATAQNALNHLKRLLSEPELLLMEA; translated from the coding sequence ATGGCATTTGAATTCAGATTACCAGATATTGGCGAGGGTATTCATGAAGGCGAAATCGTAAAATGGTTCGTTAAAGCTGGAGATACAGTAAAAGAAGACGATATTCTTTGTGAAGTACAAAATGATAAAGCAGTAGTAGAAATTCCTTCCCCAGTTGAAGGAACAGTAGAGGAAGTTTTAGTAGGAGAAGGAACAGTTGCCGTTGTTGGCGATGTTTTAATCCGCTTGGATGCACCGGGCTATGAAGATTTAAAGTTAAAGGGTGATGACCATGCAGCAGCAAAAACAGAAGCACAAGTGCAAGCAACTGCTGAATCTGGTCAAAATGTAGAAAAAGCTCCTGCAAAAGAGGAAGAGGCTCTAGAGAAAGCTGCACCAGCATCAGAAAAGGTAGAAACAGTTGTTGATGAAACAAAACGTGTAATTGCTATGCCTTCTGTGCGTAAATTTGCTCGTGATAATGATGTAAACATTCGTGAAGTACAAGGCACAGGCAAAAATGGTCGCATTTTAAAAGAGGATATTGAAAACTTCCTAAAAGGTGGCGGCACTGTAGAGGCTGAAGCCGCAGCTGTAGAGGCTGATGAGGTAGCTGTTCAACAACATACAGCAGCACCAGTTGTTCTGGAAGGAGAATTCCCAGAAACACGTGAAAAAATGTCTGGTATTCGCAAAGCCATTGCCAAAGCGATGGTACACTCGAAACAAACAGCTCCACATGTTACACTAATGGATGAAGTCGATGTAACAGCTCTTGTAGCACATCGTAAAAAATTCAAAGATATCGCTGCTGAAAAAGGTGTGAAATTAACATATTTACCATATGTCGTTAAAGCACTTATTTCAACTTTACGCGAGTTCCCAGAATTTAACCGCTCATTAGATGATGCAACACAAGAAATTATTCAAAAGCATTACTACAATATTGGTATTGCAGCGGATACTGAAAAGGGCTTACTTGTACCAGTGATTAAGCATGCAGATCGTAAATCTGTATTTGCTGTATCAAATGAAATTAATGAATTAGCAACAAAAGCTCGTGAAGGCAAGCTTGCACCGCATGAAATGAAAGGTGCTTCTATGTCGATTACAAATATCGGCTCTGCGGGAGGACAATGGTTTACACCAGTTATTAACCATCCTGAAGTAGCAATTCTAGGAATTGGTCGAATTTCAGAAAAACCTGTAATAAAAAATGGTGAAATTGTAGCCGCACCTGTGTTAGCATTATCATTGAGCTTTGACCATCGTATGATCGATGGAGCCACTGCGCAAAATGCTTTAAATCACTTAAAGCGTTTGTTAAGTGAGCCAGAATTATTATTAATGGAGGCGTAA
- the pdhA gene encoding pyruvate dehydrogenase (acetyl-transferring) E1 component subunit alpha, whose protein sequence is MSKKNNNIFDAKQTLTEIEDKFEMFQILNEEGEIINKEADPKLSDEELVELMTRMVYTRILDQRSISLNRQGRLGFYAPTAGQEASQLASHFALEQEDWILPGYRDVPQIVWHGLPLEKAFLFSRGHFIGNQIPEGVNVLPPQIIIGAQYIQAAGVALGIQKRGKKAVAVTYTGDGGSSQGDFYEGINFAGAFKSPAIFIVQNNQYAISTPRELQTAAKTIAQKGVAAGLPSILVDGMDALAVYVATRDARERAVNGEGPTLIETLCYRYGPHTMAGDDPTRYRTADTDNEWAQKDPLVRFRKYLEAKGLWDEKKEEVVIERAKEEIKEAIKKADAAPKQKVTELMENMYKGEMPSNLKEQYEIYKEKESK, encoded by the coding sequence ATGAGCAAGAAAAACAATAATATTTTTGATGCTAAACAAACGCTAACTGAAATCGAAGATAAGTTTGAAATGTTTCAAATTTTGAACGAAGAAGGCGAAATTATAAATAAAGAGGCAGACCCAAAATTATCAGATGAGGAGCTAGTTGAATTAATGACGCGTATGGTTTATACACGTATTTTAGATCAACGCTCAATCTCACTAAACCGTCAAGGCCGTTTAGGCTTCTATGCTCCTACAGCAGGTCAAGAAGCTTCTCAGCTTGCTTCGCATTTTGCATTAGAGCAAGAAGATTGGATTTTACCGGGATATCGTGATGTGCCACAAATCGTATGGCACGGCTTACCATTAGAAAAGGCATTTTTATTCTCACGTGGTCATTTTATTGGCAACCAAATTCCTGAAGGTGTAAATGTTTTACCGCCTCAAATTATTATTGGTGCTCAATATATTCAAGCAGCAGGTGTTGCATTAGGTATTCAAAAGCGTGGTAAAAAAGCGGTAGCTGTAACATATACAGGTGACGGTGGTTCATCACAAGGTGACTTCTATGAAGGCATTAACTTTGCGGGTGCATTTAAGTCACCAGCAATCTTCATCGTACAAAATAACCAATATGCAATTTCAACACCGCGTGAATTACAAACAGCGGCTAAAACAATTGCACAAAAAGGTGTAGCAGCAGGCTTACCAAGTATTTTAGTAGATGGAATGGATGCGCTTGCAGTATATGTAGCAACACGTGATGCACGTGAACGCGCAGTCAATGGTGAAGGTCCAACATTAATTGAAACTTTATGCTACCGTTATGGTCCTCATACAATGGCTGGAGATGACCCAACACGTTACCGTACAGCTGATACGGATAATGAATGGGCACAAAAAGACCCTCTTGTACGCTTCCGTAAATACCTAGAGGCAAAAGGCTTATGGGATGAGAAAAAAGAAGAAGTAGTAATCGAGCGTGCAAAAGAAGAAATTAAAGAAGCCATTAAAAAGGCAGATGCTGCACCAAAACAAAAAGTAACAGAGTTAATGGAAAATATGTATAAAGGCGAAATGCCATCTAATTTAAAAGAACAGTATGAAATCTATAAAGAGAAGGAGTCGAAATAA
- the lpdA gene encoding dihydrolipoyl dehydrogenase: MVVGDFPIETDTLVIGSGPGGYVAAIRAAQTGQKVTIVEKNVLGGVCLNVGCIPSKALISVGHRFEQAKHSDDMGIIASDVKLDFSKAQAFKDSVVKKLTGGVEGLLKGNKVEIVQGEAYFVDAHSVRIINGESAQTYTFNNVIIATGSRPVEIPTFKFSERVINSTGALSLQEVPGKLVVIGGGYIGTELGSAYANLGSQVTIIEGGKDILAGFEKQMTQIVKKGLKKKGVEIEVNASAKGVEETENGVVVTYEVGGEEKKVEADYVLVTVGRRPNTDEMGLAEIGVEFGERGLINVDKQCRTNIPNIYAIGDIVAGPQLAHKASYEGKVAAEAIAGEKSVVDYLAVPAVCFTDPEMATVGYNEEQAKAEGIEYTAAKFPFAANGRALALNQTEGFVKLVARKEDGLLIGAQIIGAGASDMIAEMGLAIEAGMTAEDIALTIHAHPTLGEITMEAAEVLLGNPIHIVAKR, translated from the coding sequence ATGGTAGTAGGAGATTTCCCAATCGAAACAGATACTCTTGTCATTGGTTCAGGTCCTGGAGGATATGTAGCCGCAATTCGCGCAGCTCAAACTGGCCAAAAAGTAACAATCGTTGAAAAAAATGTACTTGGTGGTGTGTGCTTAAACGTAGGCTGTATCCCATCAAAAGCATTAATTTCAGTAGGTCACCGTTTTGAGCAAGCTAAACATTCAGACGACATGGGAATCATCGCTTCTGATGTGAAATTAGACTTCTCAAAAGCACAAGCATTTAAAGACAGCGTTGTTAAAAAATTAACTGGCGGTGTTGAAGGCTTACTTAAAGGTAATAAAGTTGAAATTGTACAAGGTGAAGCTTATTTCGTTGACGCTCATTCAGTACGCATTATCAATGGTGAATCTGCTCAAACTTACACATTTAACAATGTTATTATCGCAACAGGCTCTCGCCCAGTTGAAATTCCAACATTCAAATTCTCTGAGCGTGTAATTAATTCTACTGGTGCACTTTCTTTACAAGAAGTACCTGGTAAATTAGTTGTGATTGGTGGCGGCTATATTGGTACAGAGTTAGGTTCAGCTTATGCAAATCTTGGCTCACAAGTAACAATTATCGAAGGTGGTAAAGATATTTTAGCTGGCTTCGAAAAACAAATGACACAAATCGTTAAAAAAGGCCTTAAAAAGAAAGGCGTTGAAATTGAAGTTAACGCATCTGCAAAAGGTGTTGAAGAAACTGAAAACGGCGTAGTAGTAACATATGAAGTTGGCGGAGAAGAGAAAAAAGTTGAAGCTGACTATGTATTAGTAACTGTGGGTCGCCGTCCAAATACAGATGAAATGGGCCTTGCTGAAATCGGAGTTGAATTCGGTGAACGCGGTCTAATTAATGTTGACAAACAATGTCGTACAAATATTCCAAATATCTATGCAATCGGTGATATCGTTGCTGGTCCTCAGCTTGCACATAAAGCATCTTACGAAGGTAAAGTTGCTGCTGAAGCAATCGCTGGTGAAAAATCAGTTGTTGACTATCTTGCTGTACCTGCTGTATGCTTCACAGATCCTGAAATGGCAACAGTTGGTTACAATGAAGAGCAAGCAAAAGCAGAAGGTATTGAATATACAGCAGCGAAATTCCCATTCGCAGCAAATGGTCGTGCCCTTGCACTAAACCAAACAGAAGGTTTTGTGAAGCTAGTGGCTCGTAAAGAAGATGGCTTATTAATTGGTGCGCAAATCATTGGTGCTGGTGCATCTGATATGATCGCTGAAATGGGCTTAGCAATTGAAGCTGGTATGACGGCTGAAGATATTGCACTAACAATCCATGCTCACCCAACATTAGGGGAAATTACAATGGAGGCTGCTGAAGTATTACTTGGCAACCCAATCCATATTGTAGCAAAACGATAA